In one Streptomyces sp. NBC_00597 genomic region, the following are encoded:
- a CDS encoding class II fructose-bisphosphate aldolase: MSLVSAGALVLEAAAEGRAVAAFNIITLEHAEAVVAGAERAGLPVILQLSENAVKFRSGQLLPISRAAAACAEAAGIPVGLHLDHVKSPDLLRQAVDAGFSSVMYDAAQLPYAENLEATRSAADWAHANGLWVEAELGEVGGKNGAAPLDPHAPGARTDPDEARRFVADSGVDALAVAVGSSHAMTSRTAELDHALLARLAKSVDVPLVLHGSSGLPDAELAAAVAGGIRKVNIGTALNLAMTEAIRAHLTPADPRPYLTAARTAMAATAAAMIAVLN, translated from the coding sequence ATGAGCCTCGTCTCCGCCGGGGCGCTCGTCCTGGAGGCGGCGGCCGAGGGCCGCGCCGTTGCCGCGTTCAACATCATCACCCTGGAGCACGCCGAGGCCGTCGTGGCCGGGGCGGAGCGGGCGGGGCTACCGGTCATCCTGCAACTGAGCGAGAACGCCGTGAAGTTCCGCAGCGGGCAGCTGCTGCCCATCTCACGCGCCGCAGCCGCGTGCGCGGAAGCCGCCGGGATCCCGGTCGGCCTGCACCTGGACCACGTCAAGAGCCCCGACCTGCTCCGGCAGGCCGTGGACGCCGGTTTCAGTTCGGTGATGTACGACGCCGCGCAGCTCCCGTACGCGGAGAACCTGGAGGCCACCCGTTCGGCGGCCGACTGGGCGCACGCCAACGGGCTGTGGGTCGAGGCCGAGCTGGGCGAGGTGGGCGGGAAGAACGGAGCCGCCCCGCTGGACCCGCACGCGCCCGGAGCCCGTACGGATCCGGACGAGGCCCGCCGGTTCGTCGCCGACTCGGGTGTCGACGCGCTGGCCGTGGCGGTCGGCAGCAGCCATGCGATGACCAGCCGCACCGCCGAGCTGGACCATGCGCTGCTGGCGCGGCTGGCGAAGTCGGTGGACGTGCCGCTGGTGCTGCACGGCTCCTCGGGGCTCCCGGACGCGGAGCTCGCGGCGGCGGTGGCGGGCGGAATCCGCAAGGTGAACATCGGCACGGCGCTGAACCTGGCGATGACGGAGGCGATCCGCGCCCACCTGACCCCGGCGGACCCCAGGCCGTACCTGACGGCAGCCCGTACGGCGATGGCGGCGACGGCCGCGGCGATGATCGCGGTGCTGAACTGA
- a CDS encoding acyl-CoA dehydrogenase family protein: MHLEYTPEQQRLRNELRAYFAELVPGDVYARYEDPAAQKRFYRETIRRLGADGWLGIGWPEEYGGRGMSPMDQFIFFDEAAQAVVPLPLMALNTVGPTIMQFGTDEQKAYFLPKILAGEIDFAIGYSEPDAGTDLAALKCKAVREGDEETGTYVVNGQKIWTTNGDTADWVWLAVRTDPDAAAHKGITMLLVPTADPGYSCTLINTLASHDTTASYYENIRVPASRRVGGENKGWRLITNQLNHERVTLAAHGTMAIRALHDVQRWAAGTKLADGRRVIDLSWVRGRLARTHARLDAMKLLNWQMVGAVQDGTLTPQDASAVKVYGSEARRDAYAWLMEVVGAAGSLKDGSAGAVLHGELERGYRSAVIFTFGGGNNEIQREIISWIGLGMPRVRR; this comes from the coding sequence GTGCACCTCGAATACACGCCTGAGCAGCAGCGGTTGCGCAACGAGCTGCGCGCCTACTTCGCCGAGCTGGTGCCCGGGGACGTCTACGCCCGCTACGAGGATCCGGCCGCCCAGAAGCGCTTCTACCGGGAGACCATCCGCAGGCTCGGAGCCGACGGCTGGCTCGGGATCGGCTGGCCCGAGGAGTACGGCGGCCGCGGGATGTCGCCCATGGACCAGTTCATCTTCTTCGACGAAGCGGCGCAGGCCGTCGTACCGCTGCCGCTGATGGCGCTCAACACCGTCGGGCCGACCATCATGCAGTTCGGCACCGACGAGCAGAAGGCGTACTTCCTGCCGAAGATCCTGGCCGGCGAGATCGACTTCGCCATCGGCTACAGCGAGCCGGACGCCGGCACCGACCTCGCCGCCCTCAAGTGCAAGGCCGTCCGCGAGGGCGACGAGGAGACCGGCACGTACGTGGTCAACGGACAGAAGATCTGGACCACCAACGGGGACACCGCCGACTGGGTCTGGCTGGCCGTCCGCACCGACCCGGACGCCGCCGCGCACAAGGGCATCACCATGCTCCTGGTGCCGACCGCCGACCCCGGCTACTCCTGCACCCTGATCAACACCCTCGCCTCGCACGACACCACCGCCAGCTACTACGAGAACATCCGCGTCCCGGCGAGCCGCCGCGTCGGCGGGGAGAACAAGGGCTGGCGCCTGATCACCAACCAGCTCAACCACGAGCGCGTCACCCTCGCCGCTCACGGCACGATGGCGATCCGGGCGCTGCACGACGTCCAGCGTTGGGCCGCCGGGACCAAGCTCGCCGACGGCCGCCGCGTCATCGACCTCTCCTGGGTCCGCGGCCGCCTGGCCCGCACCCACGCCCGGCTCGACGCGATGAAGTTGCTCAACTGGCAGATGGTGGGCGCCGTCCAGGACGGCACCTTGACCCCGCAGGACGCCTCCGCGGTCAAGGTGTACGGCTCGGAGGCCCGCAGGGACGCGTACGCCTGGCTGATGGAGGTGGTCGGTGCGGCCGGCTCCCTCAAGGACGGCTCCGCGGGCGCGGTCCTGCACGGCGAACTCGAACGCGGCTACCGCAGCGCCGTGATCTTCACCTTCGGCGGCGGCAACAACGAGATCCAGCGCGAGATCATCTCCTGGATAGGCCTGGGCATGCCCCGCGTCCGCCGCTGA
- a CDS encoding ABC transporter ATP-binding protein, translated as MRKTVLEAVGLHRAYENVRAVDDVSFQLSEGGSLGIVGESGSGKTTTARIVVGLERADGGRVLIHGWDRSDRRRGRAERLARAREVQMVFQDPFLSLDPRTPVGEALRETLRLHSPAADHTRRVDELLDQVGLGAREADALPRQLSGGQRQRVAIARALAVEPTVLVLDEAVAALDVSVQAQILNLLAEIREETSIGYLFITHDLGVVRCVTDDVIVMRHGRIVESGPTERVLAAPQHPYTRLLLESVPRPGWDPQGIAAARRAL; from the coding sequence ATGAGGAAGACCGTCCTGGAGGCCGTCGGGCTGCACCGGGCCTACGAGAACGTCCGGGCCGTGGACGACGTGTCGTTCCAGCTGTCCGAAGGCGGATCCCTGGGCATCGTCGGTGAATCGGGTTCGGGCAAGACGACCACCGCCCGCATCGTCGTGGGACTGGAGCGCGCGGACGGCGGCCGGGTCCTGATCCACGGCTGGGACCGGAGCGACCGCCGGCGGGGCAGGGCCGAACGCCTCGCGCGGGCCCGGGAGGTCCAGATGGTCTTCCAGGACCCGTTCCTGTCGCTGGACCCCCGCACCCCGGTGGGCGAGGCGCTCCGCGAGACCCTCCGGCTGCACTCCCCCGCAGCCGATCACACCCGGCGGGTCGACGAACTGCTCGACCAGGTCGGCCTCGGCGCCCGCGAGGCGGACGCGCTGCCGCGGCAGCTGTCGGGCGGCCAGCGCCAGCGCGTCGCGATCGCCCGGGCGCTGGCGGTGGAGCCAACCGTCCTCGTGCTCGACGAGGCGGTGGCCGCGCTGGACGTGTCGGTGCAGGCGCAGATCCTGAACCTGCTCGCCGAGATCCGCGAGGAGACTTCCATCGGCTACCTGTTCATCACCCATGACCTCGGGGTCGTGCGCTGCGTCACCGACGACGTCATCGTCATGAGGCACGGCCGGATCGTGGAGTCGGGTCCCACCGAGCGGGTGCTGGCCGCGCCGCAGCACCCGTACACGCGGCTGTTGTTGGAGTCCGTCCCCCGGCCGGGCTGGGACCCGCAGGGGATCGCCGCCGCGCGCCGGGCACTGTGA
- a CDS encoding SIS domain-containing protein translates to MSHVAYELGTQPECWERAAELAPAQRAVLPQPGERTAIVGCGTSYYMAQAAAALREEVGQGETDAFAASEFPLHRRYDRVVALTRSGTTTEVLDLLAGLRDVGIRTTAVVGDPATPVMTLADELVVLDFADEQSVVQTRFATTALTLLRAHVGRHTEAAVADARTALAEPLPEQASSRGQFTFLGRGWSVGLAHEAALKMREASLSWSESYSAMEYRHGPISVTGPGTLTWSLGETPEGLAEQVRATGGQWVDGRLDPLAELVRVHRLAIAVAAHQGLDPDQPRNLTRSVILTAGQEAVR, encoded by the coding sequence ATGAGCCACGTCGCGTACGAGTTGGGCACGCAGCCGGAGTGCTGGGAGCGGGCCGCCGAACTGGCCCCGGCCCAGCGGGCGGTGCTGCCGCAGCCGGGGGAGCGCACCGCGATCGTCGGGTGCGGGACCTCGTACTACATGGCCCAGGCGGCCGCCGCCCTGCGCGAGGAGGTGGGCCAGGGGGAGACCGACGCCTTCGCCGCTTCGGAGTTCCCGCTGCACCGCCGCTACGACCGGGTCGTCGCGCTCACCCGGTCCGGCACCACCACCGAGGTGCTGGACCTGCTGGCCGGGTTGCGGGACGTGGGGATCCGTACGACGGCCGTCGTCGGGGATCCGGCCACCCCGGTGATGACCCTCGCCGACGAGCTCGTGGTCCTCGACTTCGCCGACGAGCAGTCCGTCGTGCAGACCCGCTTCGCGACCACCGCCCTGACCCTGCTGCGTGCACACGTCGGCCGCCACACCGAAGCCGCCGTCGCCGACGCCCGCACCGCCCTCGCCGAGCCGCTGCCCGAACAGGCCTCCAGCCGCGGCCAGTTCACCTTCCTCGGTCGCGGCTGGAGCGTGGGCCTCGCCCATGAGGCCGCGCTGAAGATGCGCGAGGCCTCGCTGTCCTGGTCCGAGTCGTATTCCGCGATGGAGTACCGGCACGGCCCGATCAGCGTCACCGGCCCCGGCACCCTCACCTGGTCGCTCGGCGAGACGCCCGAAGGGCTCGCCGAGCAGGTGCGGGCCACCGGCGGCCAGTGGGTGGACGGGCGGCTCGACCCGCTCGCCGAGCTGGTCCGGGTCCACCGGCTGGCGATCGCCGTGGCGGCCCACCAGGGCCTCGATCCGGACCAGCCGCGGAACCTGACCCGCTCGGTGATCCTCACCGCCGGTCAGGAGGCGGTCCGATGA
- a CDS encoding endonuclease/exonuclease/phosphatase family protein — protein sequence MVQTSEAGQMTVRESASAPIRRKSWQEGAWRRGRIIAGLAVLAAVPLALHGLLPNPGNLAGLLETFLPWCGLVVPVLLVPALLRRSATALVALLVPAVVWLAMFGGTLGDRSTGKGELTVVTHNVAAANTDVAGTVKMLIGSGADLIALEELEPRLQPEYERGLAAAYPYHVAGISADGLWSKYPATAGALAKGPAGEDTATVFRSVVATPKGEIAVYVGHLDSVRVTFGKGFGAEFRDNSIAATSAALRAEPLERVLLMGDLNGSLADRAFAPITEQMTSAHEAAGSGFGFTWPTAFPAVRIDHILSKGRLTATDSWVLPADGSDHRAVAASYRY from the coding sequence ATGGTGCAAACCAGCGAAGCGGGGCAGATGACGGTCCGGGAGTCGGCGTCGGCGCCGATACGACGGAAGTCGTGGCAGGAGGGGGCCTGGCGGCGTGGCCGGATCATCGCGGGGCTGGCGGTGCTCGCGGCAGTCCCCCTCGCGCTGCACGGCCTGCTGCCCAACCCCGGCAACCTGGCCGGGCTGCTGGAGACCTTCTTGCCATGGTGCGGCCTGGTCGTCCCGGTCCTGCTGGTGCCCGCGCTGCTGCGGCGCTCGGCCACCGCGCTGGTCGCGCTGCTGGTACCCGCTGTCGTCTGGCTGGCCATGTTCGGCGGAACGCTCGGCGACCGGAGCACCGGCAAGGGAGAGCTCACCGTCGTCACGCACAACGTGGCCGCTGCCAACACCGATGTAGCGGGCACGGTGAAGATGCTGATCGGCTCCGGCGCCGACCTCATTGCACTGGAGGAGCTGGAACCGCGGTTGCAGCCCGAGTACGAGCGGGGCCTGGCCGCCGCGTACCCGTACCATGTGGCCGGCATCAGCGCCGACGGGCTCTGGTCGAAGTACCCGGCCACCGCCGGGGCCTTGGCGAAGGGTCCGGCCGGCGAGGACACCGCGACGGTGTTCCGGTCGGTGGTGGCCACCCCGAAGGGAGAGATCGCGGTCTACGTCGGGCATCTGGACTCGGTCCGGGTCACCTTCGGGAAGGGGTTCGGCGCGGAGTTCCGAGACAACAGTATCGCCGCGACGAGCGCGGCGCTCAGGGCCGAGCCGCTGGAACGGGTGCTGCTGATGGGTGATCTGAACGGCAGTCTGGCGGACCGCGCCTTCGCCCCGATCACCGAGCAGATGACGTCCGCCCACGAGGCCGCTGGTTCCGGATTCGGCTTCACCTGGCCGACGGCCTTCCCGGCAGTGCGGATCGACCACATCCTCAGCAAGGGTCGGCTGACCGCGACCGACTCCTGGGTGCTGCCCGCCGACGGCAGCGATCATCGCGCGGTGGCGGCGTCCTACCGGTACTAG
- a CDS encoding glycine C-acetyltransferase → MFETVREDLRTTLDEIRAAGLHKPERVIGTPQNAAVAVTAGGAPGEVLNFCANNYLGLADHPEVVAAAKDALDRWGYGMASVRFICGTQEVHKELEARLSSFLGQEDTILYSSCFDANGGVFETLLGAEDAVISDALNHASIIDGIRLSKARRFRYANRDMAELEARLKEATEGGARRKLIVTDGVFSMDGYVAPLAEICDLAERYDAMVMVDDSHAVGFVGPGGRGTPELHGVMDRIDIITGTLGKALGGASGGYVAARTEIVELLRQRSRPYLFSNSLAPVIAAASLKVLDLLESAGDLRERLAANTALFRTKMTEAGFEILPGDHAIAPVMIGDAAEAAKMAELLLERGVYVIGFSYPVVPMGAARIRVQLSAAHSTADVERAVAAFIDARTALKASEA, encoded by the coding sequence ATGTTCGAGACCGTCCGCGAGGACCTGCGCACCACCCTCGACGAGATCCGCGCCGCGGGCCTGCACAAGCCCGAGCGCGTCATCGGCACCCCGCAGAACGCGGCCGTCGCGGTGACCGCCGGCGGCGCCCCCGGTGAGGTCCTCAACTTCTGCGCCAACAACTACCTGGGCCTGGCCGACCACCCCGAGGTCGTCGCCGCCGCCAAGGACGCGCTCGACCGCTGGGGCTACGGCATGGCCTCGGTCCGCTTCATCTGCGGTACTCAGGAGGTGCACAAGGAGCTGGAGGCACGCCTGTCCTCCTTCCTCGGCCAGGAGGACACGATCCTCTACTCCTCCTGCTTCGACGCCAATGGCGGCGTCTTCGAAACCCTGCTCGGCGCCGAGGACGCGGTGATCTCCGACGCCCTCAACCACGCCTCGATCATCGACGGCATCCGCCTGTCCAAGGCCCGCCGCTTCCGGTACGCCAACCGCGACATGGCCGAACTCGAAGCCCGCCTGAAGGAAGCCACCGAGGGCGGCGCCCGCCGGAAGCTGATCGTCACCGACGGCGTGTTCTCCATGGACGGCTACGTCGCCCCGCTCGCCGAGATCTGCGACCTGGCCGAGCGCTACGACGCCATGGTCATGGTCGACGACTCGCACGCCGTCGGCTTCGTCGGCCCCGGCGGCCGCGGCACGCCGGAACTGCACGGCGTCATGGACCGCATCGACATCATCACCGGCACCCTCGGCAAGGCCCTCGGCGGCGCCTCCGGCGGTTACGTCGCGGCCCGCACCGAGATCGTCGAGCTGCTGCGCCAGCGCTCGCGCCCCTACCTCTTCTCCAACTCCCTCGCCCCGGTCATCGCCGCGGCCTCCCTGAAGGTCCTGGACCTGCTGGAGTCGGCGGGCGACCTGCGCGAGCGGCTCGCCGCCAACACCGCGCTCTTCCGCACGAAGATGACCGAGGCCGGCTTCGAGATCCTCCCGGGCGACCACGCCATCGCCCCGGTGATGATCGGCGACGCGGCCGAGGCCGCCAAGATGGCCGAGCTGCTCCTGGAACGCGGCGTGTACGTGATCGGCTTCTCCTACCCGGTGGTCCCGATGGGCGCGGCCCGCATCCGGGTCCAGCTCTCGGCGGCCCACTCCACGGCGGACGTGGAACGCGCGGTGGCGGCCTTCATCGACGCACGGACGGCCCTGAAGGCCTCGGAGGCCTGA
- a CDS encoding ABC transporter permease subunit — MTATLLRRPGLARIRTSRAPLSVLCLGFVGTVVVIALLAPWIAPYDPNAVDLGNALAGPSAEHLLGVDASGRDTLSRLVLGARTSLLGPLGVVVFSTLAGVAIGTAAAWRGGWLDSVLSRSTELVFAFPGMLLAVLIVSVYGEGLLAPVIALAVAYLPYVSRLTRSLVLAERARPYVEAYRVQGHSGLQICLRHVVPGVAPVVLAQSTINFGYALIDLAGLSFLGLGVPALTPDWGRMVFDWQDRHPDRLPALGDRAVRRHRADRGRLQRGRRALGRQGRQEGPMNTLDIQALRLRLLHTARPVLDGVDLSVGVRETVALVGESGSGKSLTSRSVLGLLPPGAAAQGTVRVVGDDVLDMNPGQLRVLRTSTAAMIFQDPRAAINPMRRVGDFLTESLRRNARMKKDAAETRAVRMLEAVGLTADALRKYPGQLSGGMLQRVMIAAALMGDPALILADEPTTALDVTTQGRWWRSSAKCARASAPDCSSSPTTSDSPRPSATACT; from the coding sequence ATGACCGCGACCCTGCTGCGCCGGCCCGGCCTTGCCCGGATCCGGACCTCCCGCGCACCCCTGTCCGTGCTCTGCCTGGGCTTCGTCGGCACGGTCGTCGTCATCGCCCTGCTCGCCCCCTGGATCGCCCCGTACGACCCGAACGCCGTCGACCTCGGCAACGCCCTGGCCGGGCCGTCCGCCGAGCACCTCCTCGGGGTCGACGCCTCCGGCCGCGACACGCTCTCCCGCCTGGTCCTGGGCGCCCGCACCTCGCTCCTCGGCCCGCTCGGGGTGGTCGTCTTCTCCACCCTGGCCGGTGTCGCCATCGGCACCGCAGCCGCCTGGCGGGGCGGTTGGCTGGACTCCGTACTGTCCCGCAGCACCGAGCTGGTCTTCGCCTTCCCCGGCATGCTGCTGGCCGTCCTGATCGTGTCGGTCTACGGCGAAGGGCTGCTCGCACCCGTCATCGCGCTGGCCGTCGCGTACCTCCCGTACGTCAGCCGGCTCACCCGCTCCCTCGTCCTCGCCGAACGGGCCCGCCCGTACGTGGAGGCGTACCGGGTACAGGGCCACTCCGGGCTGCAGATCTGCCTGCGCCACGTCGTCCCGGGGGTCGCCCCCGTCGTCCTCGCCCAGTCCACGATCAACTTCGGCTACGCCCTCATCGACCTGGCCGGCCTCTCCTTCCTCGGCCTGGGCGTACCCGCCCTGACCCCCGACTGGGGCCGCATGGTCTTCGATTGGCAAGACCGCCATCCAGACCGGCTACCCGCTCTCGGCGATCGTGCCGTGCGCCGCCATCGTGCTGACCGTGGTCGCCTTCAACGTGGTCGGCGAGCGCTGGGCCGACAAGGTCGCCAGGAGGGACCGATGAACACCCTCGACATCCAGGCGCTGCGGCTGCGCCTGCTGCACACCGCCAGGCCCGTCCTCGACGGCGTCGATCTGAGCGTCGGAGTCCGGGAGACCGTCGCGCTGGTCGGTGAATCCGGCTCCGGAAAGAGCCTCACCTCCCGCAGCGTGCTCGGCCTGCTTCCGCCCGGTGCCGCGGCGCAGGGGACGGTGCGCGTCGTCGGCGACGACGTCCTGGACATGAACCCGGGGCAGCTGCGCGTCCTGCGCACCAGCACGGCGGCGATGATCTTCCAGGACCCCAGGGCCGCCATCAACCCGATGCGCCGGGTCGGGGACTTCCTCACCGAGAGCCTGCGCCGCAACGCCCGGATGAAGAAGGACGCCGCCGAGACGCGGGCGGTACGGATGCTGGAGGCCGTGGGCCTCACGGCGGACGCGCTGCGCAAGTACCCGGGGCAGCTCTCCGGCGGCATGCTGCAACGCGTCATGATCGCGGCCGCGCTCATGGGCGACCCCGCCCTGATCCTCGCCGACGAACCCACCACGGCCCTGGACGTCACGACCCAGGGGAGGTGGTGGCGCTCCTCGGCGAAGTGCGCGAGAGCTTCGGCACCGGACTGCTCTTCGTCACCCACGACCTCGGACTCGCCGCGGCCATCAGCGACCGCGTGTACGTGA
- a CDS encoding DeoR/GlpR family DNA-binding transcription regulator has protein sequence MTRKERWQTLLDLLVERGELEVEPAAETLGVSAATIRRDLDQLAEQQLLVRTRGGAVVHGVSYELPLRYRTSRRAAEKHRISEAVAELITPGEVIGLTGGTTTTEVARALAGRPDLATGSPALTVVTNALNIAGELVIRPQFKIVLTGGVARPQSYELTGPLAQQVLGQLTMDTAVVGVDAFDPADGAATRHEDEAAMNRLLCVRARRVVIAADSSKLAVRAFARICPTRSVDVLVTDTGLSDAVTAEFEASGVEVRRV, from the coding sequence ATGACCCGCAAGGAGCGTTGGCAGACGCTGCTGGATCTGCTGGTGGAGCGGGGCGAGCTGGAGGTCGAGCCGGCGGCGGAGACCCTCGGCGTGTCCGCCGCGACCATCCGCCGCGACCTCGATCAGCTGGCCGAACAGCAGTTGCTGGTGCGGACCCGCGGCGGGGCGGTGGTCCACGGCGTCTCGTACGAACTCCCGCTGCGCTACCGCACGTCCCGGCGCGCCGCCGAGAAGCACCGCATCAGCGAGGCGGTGGCGGAACTGATCACCCCGGGCGAGGTGATCGGCCTGACCGGCGGCACCACCACCACGGAAGTGGCCCGCGCCCTGGCCGGCCGCCCGGACCTGGCGACGGGCTCTCCGGCGCTGACGGTGGTGACCAACGCGCTCAACATCGCGGGCGAACTCGTCATCAGGCCACAGTTCAAGATCGTCCTGACGGGTGGGGTCGCCCGCCCCCAGTCCTACGAACTGACCGGCCCGCTCGCCCAACAGGTCCTGGGCCAGTTGACGATGGACACGGCGGTCGTCGGCGTGGACGCCTTCGACCCGGCCGACGGCGCGGCGACCCGACACGAGGACGAGGCCGCGATGAACCGCCTGCTGTGCGTCCGGGCCCGCCGGGTGGTCATCGCGGCGGACTCCAGCAAACTCGCGGTCCGCGCCTTCGCCCGCATCTGCCCCACCCGGTCGGTGGACGTCCTGGTGACGGACACGGGCCTCTCGGACGCGGTGACCGCGGAATTCGAGGCGTCGGGCGTGGAAGTCAGGCGGGTCTAG
- a CDS encoding LysR substrate-binding domain-containing protein — MIDPRRLRILRAVADHRTVTAAAAALYLTPSAVSQQLAALEQETGHALLTRSGRGVRLTAAGEILLGHAHEVLAQLERAEAELAAYAGGAAGEVTVAAFATGIAEVLAPAIARLARDHPGIRLRVRDAEGDQSLPLLLDGEADLALAVEYRGAPGADDGRLSVLPLYAEPFDAVLPSGHPLADLPEVPLADLSDADWVGQYPGNPCHDVTLLACELAGFQPRFVHSSDDFRAVTALVGAGAGVALVPRSALRGMDLKEVQVRPVSGSAPTRRVFAATRRGAESHPLIAPILAALAEEAGRLPTH, encoded by the coding sequence GTGATCGACCCCCGCCGGCTGCGCATCTTGCGGGCCGTGGCGGACCACCGTACGGTGACCGCCGCGGCCGCAGCCCTGTACCTCACCCCGTCCGCCGTCTCCCAGCAGCTCGCGGCGCTGGAACAGGAGACCGGGCACGCGCTCCTGACCCGCAGCGGCCGCGGCGTACGGCTCACCGCGGCCGGCGAGATCCTGCTCGGGCACGCCCACGAGGTCCTCGCCCAACTGGAGCGCGCCGAAGCCGAGCTCGCGGCCTACGCGGGAGGCGCGGCGGGCGAGGTCACCGTGGCCGCCTTCGCGACCGGCATCGCCGAGGTCCTCGCCCCCGCGATCGCCCGCCTGGCCCGTGACCATCCGGGCATCCGCCTGCGCGTCCGGGACGCCGAAGGCGACCAGAGCCTACCGCTGCTGCTCGACGGCGAAGCAGATCTCGCGCTGGCGGTCGAGTACCGCGGTGCCCCGGGCGCCGACGACGGCCGCCTGTCGGTGCTCCCGCTGTACGCGGAGCCCTTCGACGCGGTGCTCCCCTCCGGACATCCCCTCGCCGACCTCCCCGAAGTCCCGCTGGCGGACCTCTCCGATGCCGACTGGGTGGGGCAGTACCCCGGGAACCCGTGCCATGACGTGACCCTGCTCGCCTGCGAACTGGCGGGCTTCCAGCCCCGGTTCGTGCACTCCTCGGACGACTTCCGCGCGGTGACGGCACTGGTGGGGGCGGGGGCGGGGGTGGCCCTGGTCCCGCGCTCGGCGCTCCGGGGCATGGACCTCAAGGAGGTCCAGGTCCGCCCGGTATCGGGGTCGGCGCCCACCCGACGGGTCTTCGCGGCAACCCGCCGCGGCGCGGAATCCCACCCCCTCATCGCCCCGATCCTGGCCGCTCTGGCGGAGGAAGCGGGAAGACTGCCGACGCACTGA
- a CDS encoding oligopeptide/dipeptide ABC transporter ATP-binding protein — MRESFGTGLLFVTHDLGLAAAISDRVYVMYAGRIVETGPAEELFARPRHPYTAALLDSTPRLDAPQGRLAAIEGRPPSLREELTGCPFAARCLYSTDLCTRQAPALLPSADRPDRRVSCHHGDLVADQVAGSAGRG, encoded by the coding sequence GTGCGCGAGAGCTTCGGCACCGGACTGCTCTTCGTCACCCACGACCTCGGACTCGCCGCGGCCATCAGCGACCGCGTGTACGTGATGTACGCGGGCCGGATCGTCGAAACCGGCCCCGCCGAGGAGCTGTTCGCCCGGCCGCGCCACCCGTACACGGCCGCGCTCCTGGATTCGACCCCGCGCCTGGACGCCCCGCAGGGCCGGCTCGCGGCCATCGAGGGCCGACCGCCGAGCCTGCGCGAGGAGCTGACCGGCTGTCCCTTCGCGGCCCGCTGCCTGTACTCGACGGACCTCTGCACCCGGCAGGCGCCGGCCCTGCTCCCGTCGGCGGACCGTCCGGACCGCCGTGTCTCCTGCCATCACGGCGACCTCGTCGCCGACCAGGTCGCGGGAAGCGCCGGCCGTGGCTGA
- a CDS encoding agmatine deiminase family protein encodes MTKLQGPDYNLIRSTDPNFVGAYANYYVCNGAVIAPQFGDTRADAGAKATLQRLFPGRTVEQLDIDDLGAGGGGIHCVTQQQPVP; translated from the coding sequence GTGACCAAGCTCCAGGGCCCCGACTACAACCTCATCCGCTCCACCGACCCCAACTTCGTCGGTGCCTACGCCAACTACTACGTGTGCAACGGCGCGGTCATCGCGCCCCAGTTCGGCGACACCCGCGCCGACGCCGGAGCGAAGGCCACGCTCCAGCGGTTGTTCCCGGGCCGGACCGTCGAACAGCTCGACATCGACGACCTCGGCGCGGGCGGCGGCGGGATCCACTGCGTCACCCAGCAGCAGCCCGTCCCGTAA